The proteins below come from a single Eremothecium sinecaudum strain ATCC 58844 chromosome II, complete sequence genomic window:
- the MRPL37 gene encoding mitochondrial 54S ribosomal protein mL54 (Syntenic homolog of Ashbya gossypii AEL167C; Syntenic homolog of Saccharomyces cerevisiae YBR268W (MRPL37)), giving the protein MVVLRFISCRFLSTSVRAAQKTAPKVVSSCPAGTVINVQVKKSGPEIIAQEDSAYPEWLWTVLDKKAQAEKLAADPLKMRRKELRKQNREKIKQQNFLGKMK; this is encoded by the coding sequence ATGGTAGTTCTACGTTTCATTAGTTGTCGGTTTTTGTCAACTTCGGTTAGAGCAGCCCAGAAAACAGCTCCAAAAGTGGTTTCTTCTTGTCCAGCTGGAACTGTAATAAATGTACAAGTCAAAAAATCTGGTCCTGAGATAATTGCTCAAGAAGACTCAGCATATCCTGAATGGTTATGGACTGTTCTAGATAAGAAAGCCCAAGCAGAGAAGCTTGCGGCTGACCCTCTCAAGATGCGCAGAAAGGAACTAAGGAAACAGAATAGAGAGAAAATAAAACAGCAGAACTTCTTGGGTAAGATGAAATAA
- the LAS21 gene encoding mannose-ethanolamine phosphotransferase LAS21 (Syntenic homolog of Ashbya gossypii AEL166C; Syntenic homolog of Saccharomyces cerevisiae YJL062W (LAS21)) yields MMLYRFIALLLCQIVALLTFAVGFFPQKVVLKGDADFKFSSDAHRNINSGFDRLVLVVIDALRSDFLFDRNLSNFHFVHELMNRGEAWGFTAYSNPPTVTLPRLKGITTGSMPNFLDAILNVAEDDKSSNLKEQDSWIRQFQRQGKKIHFYGDDTWLKLFPLEFFEKYEGTNSFFVSDFEIVDNNVTRHLPDELLNKDWDALILHYLGLDHIGHKQGPLSQFMPAKHMEMDSIVKRIYESVDDRTLICVMGDHGMNELGNHGGSSAGETSAALVMISKMLKDYPLPAAQSAVEVPLFTDEDYQYLTAIQQVDLVPTIASLFNVPVPKNNLGVLIKEFLPLFEDRGTLKLKENYHQLMHLAGKDTNSTEKNIQAMLEEMKSIQGTLAHAVTNYDYKLLTIGVALMFVVTAITCWIFIRSVSSARSVSLSMAISVLLGTSMFSSSFVEEEHQFWWWVLISVIGYSWVNNLSYSKSHFVLIVCARLIRGWNNSGQKYFYEYTAASLLDAHPDIKWAIIAVTTIVVGTENASWDPLWLVASISTAFLCMLYKSSWAIVNGEQVPLWLESVIHFILKTESSDTLKPLLIPVARWFFQLATISIVTQLLYCKYYNKQNIIKTLSSTINIVLIFQTNPSNIPLFLIFFLMKKELDHLLEDLYVKDTSYIASTISLIMENFTFFQFGGTNSIATIDLTNAYNGVSENYSIYTVGLLMCLSNFAPVISWILYSLTCFQSYKNNKSYQDVQLSHLFYYCITGLFLLLACITFRYHLFIWSVFCPKLCYFIGWNVIIHGILENIVGPILLKIAQ; encoded by the coding sequence ATGATGCTGTATAGGTTTATTGCGCTTTTACTATGCCAGATTGTAGCGTTATTGACTTTTGCAGTAGGGTTTTTCCCTCAGAAGGTGGTCTTGAAGGGAGATGcagatttcaaattcagTTCAGATGCTCATAGAAATATTAACAGTGGTTTTGATCGACTTGTATTAGTGGTAATTGACGCTCTACGTTCTGATTTTTTGTTTGATAGGAACCTTTCGAACTTCCATTTCGTCCATGAGCTAATGAATAGAGGCGAGGCTTGGGGGTTTACTGCCTACTCAAACCCGCCAACTGTGACGTTACCAAGATTAAAAGGTATTACAACTGGTTCTATGCCAAATTTCTTGGATGCAATACTGAATGTTGCTGAAGATGACAAGAGCTCGAACTTAAAAGAACAAGACTCTTGGATTCGCCAATTCCAAAGACAGGGGAAGAAGATACATTTCTATGGTGACGATACGTGGTTGAAGTTGTTCCCTTTAGAGTTCTTCGAAAAGTATGAGGGTACCAATTCTTTCTTTGTTAGCGATTTTGAGATTGTTGATAACAATGTCACTAGGCATTTACCCGATGAGCTTCTAAATAAAGACTGGGATGCATTAATTCTACACTACCTAGGCTTGGACCACATTGGTCATAAGCAAGGTCCACTATCTCAATTTATGCCCGCTAAGCATATGGAAATGGATTCTATAGTCAAAAGAATATATGAAAGTGTTGATGATCGAACTTTGATCTGCGTTATGGGAGATCATGGCATGAATGAGCTTGGCAACCATGGTGGATCATCCGCCGGTGAAACAAGCGCTGCGCTGGTAATGATATCTAAAATGCTGAAAGATTATCCACTTCCTGCTGCTCAATCTGCTGTAGAAGTTCCTTTATTCACAGATGAAGATTATCAGTACCTGACAGCTATCCAACAAGTTGACCTAGTGCCGACGATTGCATCGCTTTTTAACGTTCCTGTACCTAAAAACAACCTTGGTGTCTTGATAAAGGAGTTCCTTCCACTATTTGAGGACCGTGGAACACTAAAGCTTAAGGAGAACTACCATCAACTAATGCACCTTGCTGGTAAGGACACTAATTCAACTGAGAAGAATATTCAAGCAATGTTGGAAGAAATGAAAAGTATACAGGGTACCCTTGCGCATGCAGTTACTAACTATGATTACAAATTATTGACAATCGGAGTTGCATTGATGTTTGTAGTCACAGCAATAACCTGCTGGATATTCATACGGAGTGTTTCGTCGGCCAGATCTGTGTCTCTTTCAATGGCCATTTCGGTTCTGTTAGGAACAAGTATGTTCAGTAGCAGttttgttgaagaagagcaTCAATTCTGGTGGTGGGTCTTAATATCAGTAATTGGCTACTCGTGGGTGAATAACTTGTCTTATTCAAAATCGCATTTCGTACTTATAGTATGTGCCAGGCTGATTCGCGGATGGAACAATAGTGGTCAAAAATATTTCTATGAATACACTGCAGCATCCCTCCTTGATGCTCACCCTGATATAAAATGGGCAATTATAGCCGTAACGACAATTGTGGTTGGGACTGAAAACGCTTCCTGGGACCCATTGTGGCTGGTGGCTTCAATATCAACTGCGTTTCTCTGTATGCTCTATAAGAGCAGCTGGGCCATAGTTAACGGAGAGCAAGTACCCCTTTGGCTCGAATCCGTTATTCATTTCATCTTAAAAACGGAAAGCAGTGATACCCTGAAACCACTTCTTATCCCTGTTGCGCGGTGGTTTTTCCAGCTTGCGACTATATCGATCGTAACCCAGCTGTTGTACTGCAAATATTATAACAAGCAAAATATCATCAAAACTCTCAGTTCCACTATCAATATTGTACTAATATTCCAAACTAACCCTTCTAATATTCCACTGttcctcatcttcttcttaaTGAAAAAGGAACTTGATCATCTCCTAGAAGACCTCTATGTCAAAGATACTTCCTACATTGCATCCACTATATCGTTAATAATGGAAAACTTCACCTTCTTTCAATTTGGGGGGACAAACTCAATTGCCACAATTGACCTCACAAATGCATATAACGGTGTTTCTGAGAACTACAGTATCTATACTGTAGGTCTATTAATGTGCTTAAGCAATTTCGCTCCAGTTATTAGTTGGATACTATATTCCCTAACATGCTTCCAAAGCTATAAAAACAATAAAAGTTACCAAGATGTTCAATTATCCCATCTCTTCTACTACTGTATCACAGGACTCTTCCTTTTACTAGCATGCATCACCTTCCGTTACCATTTATTCATCTGGAGTGTATTTTGTCCGAAATTATGTTATTTTATTGGTTGGAACGTCATAATTCATGGGATATTAGAAAATATTGTCGGTCCAATACTACTCAAGATAGCTCAATAA